Proteins encoded by one window of Channa argus isolate prfri chromosome 13, Channa argus male v1.0, whole genome shotgun sequence:
- the ifrd2 gene encoding interferon-related developmental regulator 2 isoform X4: MPRSKKGKRGSGKPGSLRQEVLQLSAKASLKGVKNGLKGESGASDDELTSDILSHCSSASESTSVLEEGTGSEQVDEQTAHEETEDKLKQCIDNLMDKSAKTRLAALESLRQAFSSRVLTDFLRERRLTISDCMERSLKKGSGEEQAAAATVFTLLCIQLEGGDEAEEGLKMLRPILTTILIDNSASIAARQSDLIKSLTLLENVFMSSYPNKEGMLPMPKPGSPALHSAALQAWSLLVTLCPSSKLSLLLDFHLPKLQSCLQSSDVNYRIAVGETISLLVELGRDIDEDFEVEDSESLCECLKSLATDGNKHRAKNDRRKQRSIFREVLHYIENEDFTEEKIRFGVESVYIDSWMRRRIYDAFKEILESGVRHHLQFNPLLRDIFGLGAPLILDPTVKGQKISRFEKHHFNSAAFKARTKQRNKVRDKRADVM, translated from the exons ATGCCACGGAGTAAAAAGGGGAAACGTGGCTCCGGTAAGCCGG GCTCTCTACGTCAGGAGGTCCTGCAGCTGTCAGCTAAAGCGTCCCTAAAAG gTGTTAAAAATGGATTAAAGGGAGAGTCTGGTGCCAGCGACGATGAGCTGACTTCTGATATTCTCAGCCACTGCAGCAGTGCCAGCGAGAGCACCTCTGTGCTGGAAGAGGGCACAG GAAGCGAGCAGGTGGATGAGCAGACTGCCCACGAAGAAACAGAAGACAAACTCAAACAGTGTATAGACAACCTGATGGATAAAAG TGCGAAGACCCGCCTAGCAGCGCTTGAGTCTTTGCGACAGGCCTTCTCCTCCAGAGTGCTCACTGACTTCCTGAGAGAGAGGCGACTCACTATCAGTGACTGTATGGAGAGAAGCCTCAAAAAAG GCAGTGGAGAGGagcaggcagcagcagccacagttTTCACCCTGCTCTGTATTCAGCTGGAGGGTGGAGATGAGGCAGAGGAGGGCTTAAAGATGCTTCGCCCCATCCTTACCACTATCCTGATTGACAACAGTGCCAGCATAGCAGCCCGCCAAAGT GACTTGATCAAGTCATTGACCCTTCTGGAGAATGTGTTTATGTCTTCGTACCCCAACAAAGAGGGGATGCTGCCTATGCCAAAACCTGGGAGTCCAGCTCTCCACAGTGCTGCCCTTCAGGCCTGGTCGCTACTTGTTACCCTCTGTCCTTCTTCAAAACTGAGTTTGCTGCTTGACTT TCACCTCCCCAAACTGCAGTCCTGTTTGCAAAGCAGTGACGTCAACTACAGGATCGCCGTAGGAGAGACCATCTCCTTGCTGGTAGAGCTGGGCCGAGATATAGATGAG gACTTTGAGGTAGAGGACAGTGAAAGTCTATGTGAATGTCTGAAGAGTTTAGCCACAGACGGCAACAAACACAGAGCCAAGAATGACAGGAGAAAACAACGTTCAATCTTCAGAGAGGTGCTGCATTACATAGAG AATGAGGACTTCACAGAGGAGAAGATTAGGTTTGGAGTGGAAAGTGTTTACATCGACAGCTGGATGAGGAGACGAATTTACGATGCCTTCAAAGAAATCCTGGAATCTGGAGTCAGACATCACCTACAG TTCAACCCACTACTGAGAGACATCTTTGGCCTTGGTGCTCCCCTCATCTTGGACCCTACTGTTAAAGGCCAGAAGATATCACGGTTTGAGAAG CATCACTTCAATTCAGCTGCCTTCAAAGCCAGGACTAAACAGAGGAACAAAGTCAGGGATAAACGTGCTGACGTCATGTGA
- the ifrd2 gene encoding interferon-related developmental regulator 2 isoform X1, with the protein MPRSKKGKRGSGKPGSLRQEVLQLSAKASLKGVKNGLKGESGASDDELTSDILSHCSSASESTSVLEEGTGSEQVDEQTAHEETEDKLKQCIDNLMDKSAKTRLAALESLRQAFSSRVLTDFLRERRLTISDCMERSLKKGSGEEQAAAATVFTLLCIQLEGGDEAEEGLKMLRPILTTILIDNSASIAARQSCARALGMCCYVSAAEDGEDLIKSLTLLENVFMSSYPNKEGMLPMPKPGSPALHSAALQAWSLLVTLCPSSKLSLLLDFHLPKLQSCLQSSDVNYRIAVGETISLLVELGRDIDEDFEVEDSESLCECLKSLATDGNKHRAKNDRRKQRSIFREVLHYIENEDFTEEKIRFGVESVYIDSWMRRRIYDAFKEILESGVRHHLQFNPLLRDIFGLGAPLILDPTVKGQKISRFEKHHFNSAAFKARTKQRNKVRDKRADVM; encoded by the exons ATGCCACGGAGTAAAAAGGGGAAACGTGGCTCCGGTAAGCCGG GCTCTCTACGTCAGGAGGTCCTGCAGCTGTCAGCTAAAGCGTCCCTAAAAG gTGTTAAAAATGGATTAAAGGGAGAGTCTGGTGCCAGCGACGATGAGCTGACTTCTGATATTCTCAGCCACTGCAGCAGTGCCAGCGAGAGCACCTCTGTGCTGGAAGAGGGCACAG GAAGCGAGCAGGTGGATGAGCAGACTGCCCACGAAGAAACAGAAGACAAACTCAAACAGTGTATAGACAACCTGATGGATAAAAG TGCGAAGACCCGCCTAGCAGCGCTTGAGTCTTTGCGACAGGCCTTCTCCTCCAGAGTGCTCACTGACTTCCTGAGAGAGAGGCGACTCACTATCAGTGACTGTATGGAGAGAAGCCTCAAAAAAG GCAGTGGAGAGGagcaggcagcagcagccacagttTTCACCCTGCTCTGTATTCAGCTGGAGGGTGGAGATGAGGCAGAGGAGGGCTTAAAGATGCTTCGCCCCATCCTTACCACTATCCTGATTGACAACAGTGCCAGCATAGCAGCCCGCCAAAGT TGTGCCAGAGCTCTGGGAATGTGCTGCTATGTCTCTGCTGCTGAAGATGGAGAG GACTTGATCAAGTCATTGACCCTTCTGGAGAATGTGTTTATGTCTTCGTACCCCAACAAAGAGGGGATGCTGCCTATGCCAAAACCTGGGAGTCCAGCTCTCCACAGTGCTGCCCTTCAGGCCTGGTCGCTACTTGTTACCCTCTGTCCTTCTTCAAAACTGAGTTTGCTGCTTGACTT TCACCTCCCCAAACTGCAGTCCTGTTTGCAAAGCAGTGACGTCAACTACAGGATCGCCGTAGGAGAGACCATCTCCTTGCTGGTAGAGCTGGGCCGAGATATAGATGAG gACTTTGAGGTAGAGGACAGTGAAAGTCTATGTGAATGTCTGAAGAGTTTAGCCACAGACGGCAACAAACACAGAGCCAAGAATGACAGGAGAAAACAACGTTCAATCTTCAGAGAGGTGCTGCATTACATAGAG AATGAGGACTTCACAGAGGAGAAGATTAGGTTTGGAGTGGAAAGTGTTTACATCGACAGCTGGATGAGGAGACGAATTTACGATGCCTTCAAAGAAATCCTGGAATCTGGAGTCAGACATCACCTACAG TTCAACCCACTACTGAGAGACATCTTTGGCCTTGGTGCTCCCCTCATCTTGGACCCTACTGTTAAAGGCCAGAAGATATCACGGTTTGAGAAG CATCACTTCAATTCAGCTGCCTTCAAAGCCAGGACTAAACAGAGGAACAAAGTCAGGGATAAACGTGCTGACGTCATGTGA
- the ifrd2 gene encoding interferon-related developmental regulator 2 isoform X3: MPRSKKGKRGSGKPGVKNGLKGESGASDDELTSDILSHCSSASESTSVLEEGTGSEQVDEQTAHEETEDKLKQCIDNLMDKSAKTRLAALESLRQAFSSRVLTDFLRERRLTISDCMERSLKKGSGEEQAAAATVFTLLCIQLEGGDEAEEGLKMLRPILTTILIDNSASIAARQSCARALGMCCYVSAAEDGEDLIKSLTLLENVFMSSYPNKEGMLPMPKPGSPALHSAALQAWSLLVTLCPSSKLSLLLDFHLPKLQSCLQSSDVNYRIAVGETISLLVELGRDIDEDFEVEDSESLCECLKSLATDGNKHRAKNDRRKQRSIFREVLHYIENEDFTEEKIRFGVESVYIDSWMRRRIYDAFKEILESGVRHHLQFNPLLRDIFGLGAPLILDPTVKGQKISRFEKHHFNSAAFKARTKQRNKVRDKRADVM; the protein is encoded by the exons ATGCCACGGAGTAAAAAGGGGAAACGTGGCTCCGGTAAGCCGG gTGTTAAAAATGGATTAAAGGGAGAGTCTGGTGCCAGCGACGATGAGCTGACTTCTGATATTCTCAGCCACTGCAGCAGTGCCAGCGAGAGCACCTCTGTGCTGGAAGAGGGCACAG GAAGCGAGCAGGTGGATGAGCAGACTGCCCACGAAGAAACAGAAGACAAACTCAAACAGTGTATAGACAACCTGATGGATAAAAG TGCGAAGACCCGCCTAGCAGCGCTTGAGTCTTTGCGACAGGCCTTCTCCTCCAGAGTGCTCACTGACTTCCTGAGAGAGAGGCGACTCACTATCAGTGACTGTATGGAGAGAAGCCTCAAAAAAG GCAGTGGAGAGGagcaggcagcagcagccacagttTTCACCCTGCTCTGTATTCAGCTGGAGGGTGGAGATGAGGCAGAGGAGGGCTTAAAGATGCTTCGCCCCATCCTTACCACTATCCTGATTGACAACAGTGCCAGCATAGCAGCCCGCCAAAGT TGTGCCAGAGCTCTGGGAATGTGCTGCTATGTCTCTGCTGCTGAAGATGGAGAG GACTTGATCAAGTCATTGACCCTTCTGGAGAATGTGTTTATGTCTTCGTACCCCAACAAAGAGGGGATGCTGCCTATGCCAAAACCTGGGAGTCCAGCTCTCCACAGTGCTGCCCTTCAGGCCTGGTCGCTACTTGTTACCCTCTGTCCTTCTTCAAAACTGAGTTTGCTGCTTGACTT TCACCTCCCCAAACTGCAGTCCTGTTTGCAAAGCAGTGACGTCAACTACAGGATCGCCGTAGGAGAGACCATCTCCTTGCTGGTAGAGCTGGGCCGAGATATAGATGAG gACTTTGAGGTAGAGGACAGTGAAAGTCTATGTGAATGTCTGAAGAGTTTAGCCACAGACGGCAACAAACACAGAGCCAAGAATGACAGGAGAAAACAACGTTCAATCTTCAGAGAGGTGCTGCATTACATAGAG AATGAGGACTTCACAGAGGAGAAGATTAGGTTTGGAGTGGAAAGTGTTTACATCGACAGCTGGATGAGGAGACGAATTTACGATGCCTTCAAAGAAATCCTGGAATCTGGAGTCAGACATCACCTACAG TTCAACCCACTACTGAGAGACATCTTTGGCCTTGGTGCTCCCCTCATCTTGGACCCTACTGTTAAAGGCCAGAAGATATCACGGTTTGAGAAG CATCACTTCAATTCAGCTGCCTTCAAAGCCAGGACTAAACAGAGGAACAAAGTCAGGGATAAACGTGCTGACGTCATGTGA
- the ifrd2 gene encoding interferon-related developmental regulator 2 isoform X2, translating into MPRSKKGKRGSGKPGSLRQEVLQLSAKASLKGVKNGLKGESGASDDELTSDILSHCSSASESTSVLEEGTGSEQVDEQTAHEETEDKLKQCIDNLMDKSAKTRLAALESLRQAFSSRVLTDFLRERRLTISDCMERSLKKGSGEEQAAAATVFTLLCIQLEGGDEAEEGLKMLRPILTTILIDNSASIAARQSCARALGMCCYVSAAEDGEDLIKSLTLLENVFMSSYPNKEGMLPMPKPGSPALHSAALQAWSLLVTLCPSSKLSLLLDFHLPKLQSCLQSSDVNYRIAVGETISLLVELGRDIDEDFEVEDSESLCECLKSLATDGNKHRAKNDRRKQRSIFREVLHYIENEDFTEEKIRFGVESVYIDSWMRRRIYDAFKEILESGVRHHLQFNPLLRDIFGLGAPLILDPTVKGQKISRFEKLLELRFKQYFFVNTA; encoded by the exons ATGCCACGGAGTAAAAAGGGGAAACGTGGCTCCGGTAAGCCGG GCTCTCTACGTCAGGAGGTCCTGCAGCTGTCAGCTAAAGCGTCCCTAAAAG gTGTTAAAAATGGATTAAAGGGAGAGTCTGGTGCCAGCGACGATGAGCTGACTTCTGATATTCTCAGCCACTGCAGCAGTGCCAGCGAGAGCACCTCTGTGCTGGAAGAGGGCACAG GAAGCGAGCAGGTGGATGAGCAGACTGCCCACGAAGAAACAGAAGACAAACTCAAACAGTGTATAGACAACCTGATGGATAAAAG TGCGAAGACCCGCCTAGCAGCGCTTGAGTCTTTGCGACAGGCCTTCTCCTCCAGAGTGCTCACTGACTTCCTGAGAGAGAGGCGACTCACTATCAGTGACTGTATGGAGAGAAGCCTCAAAAAAG GCAGTGGAGAGGagcaggcagcagcagccacagttTTCACCCTGCTCTGTATTCAGCTGGAGGGTGGAGATGAGGCAGAGGAGGGCTTAAAGATGCTTCGCCCCATCCTTACCACTATCCTGATTGACAACAGTGCCAGCATAGCAGCCCGCCAAAGT TGTGCCAGAGCTCTGGGAATGTGCTGCTATGTCTCTGCTGCTGAAGATGGAGAG GACTTGATCAAGTCATTGACCCTTCTGGAGAATGTGTTTATGTCTTCGTACCCCAACAAAGAGGGGATGCTGCCTATGCCAAAACCTGGGAGTCCAGCTCTCCACAGTGCTGCCCTTCAGGCCTGGTCGCTACTTGTTACCCTCTGTCCTTCTTCAAAACTGAGTTTGCTGCTTGACTT TCACCTCCCCAAACTGCAGTCCTGTTTGCAAAGCAGTGACGTCAACTACAGGATCGCCGTAGGAGAGACCATCTCCTTGCTGGTAGAGCTGGGCCGAGATATAGATGAG gACTTTGAGGTAGAGGACAGTGAAAGTCTATGTGAATGTCTGAAGAGTTTAGCCACAGACGGCAACAAACACAGAGCCAAGAATGACAGGAGAAAACAACGTTCAATCTTCAGAGAGGTGCTGCATTACATAGAG AATGAGGACTTCACAGAGGAGAAGATTAGGTTTGGAGTGGAAAGTGTTTACATCGACAGCTGGATGAGGAGACGAATTTACGATGCCTTCAAAGAAATCCTGGAATCTGGAGTCAGACATCACCTACAG TTCAACCCACTACTGAGAGACATCTTTGGCCTTGGTGCTCCCCTCATCTTGGACCCTACTGTTAAAGGCCAGAAGATATCACGGTTTGAGAAG CTGCTGGAGCTAAGGttcaaacagtatttttttgtgaataCAGCCTGA